In Bacteroidota bacterium, the following are encoded in one genomic region:
- the trpA gene encoding tryptophan synthase subunit alpha — protein MLSIYFTAGFPNLEDTNIILEELVQSGADMIEIGIPFSDPLADGPVIQHSNEVALKNGMTLKLLFEQLEKSKVKSQKSKVPMILMGYLNPVLQFGVENFCKRASEVGISGVILPDLPMDEYLSDYKPIFQKYNLSTIFLITPHTSEKRIRMIDDNSDGFIYMVSSSSTTGCPSPRCSDWGKPTLPDGANTRHGARRQGKGAETLKYFSRIKNMNLKNPLMIGFGISDRQSFSTACQYAHGAIIGSAFIKHLENGGEAGKFVSQIR, from the coding sequence CTGCTTTCCATTTATTTTACAGCAGGATTTCCTAATCTTGAAGACACGAATATTATTTTGGAGGAACTTGTTCAATCAGGAGCAGATATGATTGAAATTGGAATACCCTTTTCTGACCCGCTTGCTGACGGACCTGTCATTCAACATTCAAATGAAGTGGCGCTGAAGAACGGAATGACGCTTAAGTTGCTTTTCGAGCAACTTGAAAAGTCAAAAGTCAAAAGTCAAAAGTCAAAAGTGCCAATGATTCTTATGGGGTATCTTAATCCTGTATTGCAATTCGGTGTGGAGAATTTCTGCAAGCGTGCAAGTGAAGTTGGAATCAGCGGAGTGATTTTGCCCGATTTGCCCATGGATGAATATCTGAGTGATTATAAACCCATTTTTCAAAAATACAATCTTTCAACTATTTTTCTCATTACTCCTCATACATCAGAAAAAAGAATCAGAATGATTGATGACAATTCGGATGGATTTATTTACATGGTTTCATCTTCAAGCACAACGGGATGCCCATCCCCCCGATGCTCTGATTGGGGCAAGCCAACCCTTCCCGATGGCGCCAATACGCGCCATGGAGCAAGGCGCCAAGGGAAGGGGGCAGAAACATTGAAATATTTCTCACGCATTAAAAACATGAATCTCAAAAATCCTTTGATGATTGGTTTCGGAATTTCAGACAGGCAAAGTTTTTCAACAGCATGCCAATACGCCCATGGAGCCATCATTGGTTCCGCCTTCATTAAGCATCTGGAGAATGGGGGAGAAGCGGGGAAATTTGTTTCGCAAATCCGGTAA
- the trpB gene encoding tryptophan synthase subunit beta has protein sequence MSYQVNEKGCYGSFGGAYIPEMLFPNVEELRENYLKIISSDKFQTEFQDLLRNYAGRPTPLYFAKRLSERYKTNIFLKREDLLHTGAHKINNTLGQILIAKHLGKTRIIAETGAGQHGVATATVCALKGLECIVYMGEVDIERQAPNVARMKMLGAKVVPAKSGSKTLKDATNEAIRDWINNPVDTHYIIGSVVGPHPYPDMVARFQSVISKEIKEQLKKNPDYVIACVGGGSNAAGAFYNFLDDEKVKLIAVEAAGKGINSGHSAATMVLGKPGIIHGSKTMLMQTDDGQIIEPYSISAGLDYPGVGPIHANLFKTGRSKFVSATDDEALQAAYLLAKLEGIIPALESAHALAHLEKLNAKENETVVVNLSGRGDKDMAIYIKNMNNPSPTLPNGANTRHGARRQGKGEN, from the coding sequence ATGAGCTATCAGGTAAATGAAAAGGGCTGCTACGGCAGTTTTGGAGGAGCCTACATTCCCGAAATGCTTTTCCCGAATGTGGAAGAGCTCAGGGAGAATTATCTCAAAATAATTTCTTCGGATAAGTTTCAAACAGAGTTTCAGGACTTACTTCGTAATTACGCTGGCAGACCGACTCCTTTATATTTTGCAAAACGTTTATCAGAACGATACAAAACAAATATCTTTCTCAAACGGGAAGACTTACTTCATACAGGCGCACACAAAATAAATAATACTCTTGGGCAGATTTTAATAGCAAAACATCTAGGCAAAACCAGAATCATTGCTGAAACAGGAGCGGGGCAGCACGGTGTTGCGACTGCTACTGTATGTGCGCTGAAGGGATTAGAATGCATTGTTTATATGGGCGAAGTTGATATTGAAAGGCAAGCGCCTAACGTAGCGCGCATGAAAATGCTCGGAGCAAAAGTTGTTCCTGCAAAAAGCGGAAGTAAAACGTTGAAAGATGCCACCAACGAAGCCATCCGCGACTGGATAAATAACCCTGTTGATACGCATTATATAATCGGTTCTGTGGTTGGACCACATCCATATCCGGATATGGTGGCGCGTTTTCAAAGTGTGATTTCAAAAGAGATAAAGGAGCAGTTGAAAAAAAATCCTGATTATGTGATTGCATGCGTTGGCGGAGGAAGCAATGCGGCCGGTGCGTTTTATAATTTTCTTGACGATGAAAAAGTAAAACTGATTGCGGTGGAAGCGGCTGGAAAAGGAATCAACAGCGGACATTCTGCTGCTACAATGGTTTTAGGAAAGCCGGGAATCATTCACGGAAGCAAAACAATGCTGATGCAAACGGATGATGGACAGATCATCGAGCCGTATTCCATTTCTGCAGGTTTGGATTATCCCGGTGTGGGACCAATTCACGCGAATCTCTTTAAGACCGGAAGATCAAAATTTGTTTCGGCAACGGATGATGAAGCGTTACAGGCTGCCTATCTTCTTGCGAAATTAGAAGGTATCATTCCCGCACTTGAAAGTGCGCATGCCCTCGCACATTTAGAAAAATTGAATGCAAAAGAAAATGAAACGGTTGTTGTGAATCTTTCAGGAAGAGGAGATAAGGATATGGCAATCTACATTAAGAACATGAATAACCCATCCCCAACCCTTCCCAATGGCGCCAATACGCGCCATGGAGCAAGGCGCCAAGGGAAGGGAGAAAATTAA
- a CDS encoding phosphoribosylanthranilate isomerase, translating to MKLKICGMKYADNIRDVANLSPDFMGFIFYPKSKRFVGEDFTMPEMLSKIKKVGVFVNDSIENIFEQVKKHSLDFVQLHGDESPEQTSKVFKTFEILDVRVIKAFGIDDQFDFSILMEYENCCDYFLFDTKSNEYGGSGNRFDRNILKYYKLSKPYFLSGGIDSINVGELCPFAIDVNSKFEIEPGLKDSNKLKILKDELSGK from the coding sequence ATGAAGCTCAAAATCTGTGGAATGAAATATGCCGATAATATCAGGGATGTTGCAAACTTATCTCCTGACTTCATGGGATTTATTTTTTATCCAAAGTCAAAACGATTTGTCGGAGAAGATTTTACGATGCCTGAGATGTTATCCAAAATAAAAAAAGTAGGCGTGTTTGTAAATGATTCGATTGAAAACATTTTTGAGCAAGTAAAGAAACACAGTCTTGACTTTGTTCAATTGCATGGAGATGAATCGCCTGAACAAACTTCAAAAGTTTTTAAAACTTTTGAAATTTTGGATGTTAGAGTAATCAAAGCATTTGGCATTGATGATCAATTTGATTTTTCTATTTTGATGGAATATGAAAATTGCTGCGACTATTTTCTCTTTGACACTAAGTCGAATGAATATGGTGGCAGCGGAAATAGGTTTGATAGAAATATTTTGAAGTACTATAAATTATCAAAACCCTATTTTCTCAGCGGTGGAATTGATTCTATAAATGTTGGCGAACTCTGCCCTTTTGCAATTGATGTGAATTCAAAATTTGAAATAGAGCCAGGGCTAAAAGACAGCAATAAATTAAAAATATTGAAAGATGAGCTATCAGGTAAATGA